In the genome of Rhodoplanes sp. Z2-YC6860, one region contains:
- a CDS encoding HAD family hydrolase, which produces MPPLTVIFDLDGTLVETAPDLVDTLNWVFRRESLPELPYAEARNMIGGGARRMIENGLRLEGRAVDSAELDRMLADFIRYYGEHVADRSRPFPGLDAALDQLAGHGFRFAVCTNKREGLSRLLLEALKMTHRFEAICGPDTFNIYKPDPEILRRTIHAAGGAMERSIMVGDSETDIATARAAGVPIVAVDFGYSEIPVEKLTPDRLISHYDQLVPAVLELASASR; this is translated from the coding sequence ATGCCGCCCCTCACCGTGATTTTCGATCTCGACGGCACCCTGGTCGAGACGGCGCCGGACCTCGTCGACACCCTGAACTGGGTGTTTCGCCGCGAGAGCCTGCCGGAGCTTCCCTATGCCGAGGCGCGCAACATGATCGGCGGCGGGGCGCGCCGGATGATCGAGAACGGGCTCCGTCTCGAAGGCCGCGCGGTCGACAGCGCCGAGCTGGACCGCATGCTCGCCGATTTCATCCGCTACTACGGCGAGCATGTCGCCGACCGCTCGCGGCCGTTCCCGGGGCTGGACGCGGCCCTCGATCAGCTCGCCGGGCACGGCTTCCGCTTTGCGGTCTGCACCAACAAGCGCGAGGGTCTTTCGAGGCTCCTGCTCGAAGCGCTGAAGATGACCCACCGCTTCGAGGCGATCTGCGGGCCGGACACCTTCAACATCTACAAGCCCGATCCGGAGATCCTGCGCCGGACCATTCACGCCGCAGGCGGCGCAATGGAGCGCTCCATCATGGTGGGCGACAGCGAGACCGACATTGCGACCGCGCGCGCTGCTGGCGTTCCGATTGTGGCGGTGGACTTCGGCTACAGCGAAATCCCGGTGGAGAAGCTCACCCCGGACCGGCTCATCAGCCACTATGACCAGCTCGTCCCGGCCGTGCTGGAACTGGCTTCGGCGTCACGCTGA
- the rpiA gene encoding ribose-5-phosphate isomerase RpiA — MDIEAQKRQAAAVAVEWVKPGMKLGLGTGSTAKHFVELLAERVHKGLNVVGVPTSEVTRALAEKVGVPLTTLDETPALDMTIDGADEIGPDLSLIKGGGGALLREKIVAAASTRMVVIADESKWVTALGAFPLPIEVMPFGLAATRRAVEAACAAAGCPGPSAVRQGKDGHAFVTDGGHWILDARLGRIPDPVTLSAKLSQIPGVVEHGLFIGMAQAAILAGPAGARVVERPQRAQS; from the coding sequence ATGGACATCGAAGCGCAGAAACGTCAAGCCGCGGCCGTGGCGGTGGAGTGGGTGAAGCCCGGCATGAAGCTTGGGCTCGGCACCGGCTCCACGGCCAAGCATTTCGTCGAGTTGTTGGCGGAACGGGTGCACAAGGGCCTCAACGTCGTCGGCGTGCCGACTTCGGAGGTAACGCGGGCGTTGGCCGAAAAGGTCGGTGTGCCGCTGACCACGCTCGATGAGACGCCTGCGCTCGACATGACGATCGATGGCGCCGACGAGATCGGCCCGGACTTGAGCCTGATCAAGGGCGGGGGCGGGGCGCTGCTTCGCGAAAAGATCGTGGCCGCAGCCTCGACCCGCATGGTGGTGATCGCCGACGAGAGCAAATGGGTGACGGCGCTCGGCGCCTTCCCGCTGCCGATCGAGGTGATGCCGTTCGGGCTTGCCGCCACCAGGCGCGCCGTGGAGGCGGCCTGCGCGGCGGCCGGCTGCCCGGGGCCCTCGGCGGTGCGGCAGGGCAAGGATGGCCACGCTTTCGTCACGGACGGGGGGCACTGGATTCTCGACGCGCGGCTCGGGCGGATCCCCGACCCGGTAACGCTTTCCGCGAAATTGTCGCAGATCCCCGGGGTGGTGGAGCACGGCCTGTTCATCGGCATGGCGCAAGCCGCTATTCTGGCTGGACCTGCCGGCGCTCGCGTGGTCGAACGGCCTCAAAGAGCTCAGTCGTAG
- a CDS encoding DUF2059 domain-containing protein has product MTFRRTVRALSAVAVLAIALSGPGFAQQPAAQPKISPTAMLLAKELVDLKGAAAAYDPLVNGVIEYHKNFFIQNNPNLAKDLDQIAQKLSADLAPRKAEMQQEITRIYASHFTEQELKDALAFYKSPLGKKLIAEEPKALEETLKAADDWSRKFAGEVDAKFRAEMQKRGKNLI; this is encoded by the coding sequence ATGACATTCCGCCGAACCGTCCGGGCGCTCAGCGCCGTGGCCGTCCTCGCCATCGCGCTGTCCGGACCTGGCTTTGCCCAGCAGCCGGCGGCGCAGCCCAAGATCAGCCCGACCGCGATGCTGCTCGCCAAAGAGCTTGTCGACCTCAAGGGCGCCGCGGCGGCCTATGACCCGCTGGTCAACGGCGTGATCGAGTATCACAAGAACTTCTTCATACAGAACAACCCGAACCTCGCCAAGGATCTCGATCAGATAGCGCAAAAGCTCTCCGCAGATCTCGCTCCGCGCAAAGCCGAGATGCAGCAGGAGATCACCCGCATTTACGCCTCGCATTTCACCGAGCAGGAGCTGAAGGACGCGCTGGCGTTCTACAAATCGCCGCTCGGAAAGAAGCTCATTGCCGAAGAGCCCAAGGCGCTGGAAGAAACCTTGAAGGCGGCCGACGACTGGTCACGCAAATTTGCGGGTGAGGTCGACGCCAAATTCCGCGCCGAGATGCAAAAGCGCGGCAAGAACCTTATCTGA
- the gor gene encoding glutathione-disulfide reductase, which yields MSEEVDLFVIGAGSGGVRAARIASGYGASVMIAEEFRVGGTCVIRGCVPKKLLVYASRFHDEFEDAKGYGWTLHEPTFDWPTLIANKDKEIARLEAAYTSNLDRSKVKVVKSRAVLVEPHAVKLLATGETVRAKHILIATGGWPSVGKDIEGHEHVITSNEALHLTELPKRILIQGGGYIALEFATIFNGLGSDVTVVYRGDNILRGFDEDVRAHVRTELEKRGIKIITKAIVEGIEKVDHGLCVQLSDHHQQILVDKVMFATGRRPNVKNIGLEAAGVALNDKGAIAVNEYSQTNVPHIYAVGDVTDRIALTPVAIREGHSFADTVFGGRPTKVDHTDVPTAVFTEPEVGVVGLTEAQAIERFPKVDIYKATFKPMKATLSGRDTRMLMKLIVDGMTDRVVGCHIVGADAGEMIQVVGIAVKMRATKADFDATMALHPSAAEELVTMRTKFATRVREAAE from the coding sequence ATGTCGGAAGAGGTCGATCTGTTCGTGATCGGAGCCGGATCGGGCGGCGTGCGCGCCGCCCGCATCGCGTCCGGTTATGGCGCCAGCGTCATGATCGCGGAGGAATTCCGCGTCGGCGGCACCTGCGTGATCCGCGGCTGCGTGCCGAAGAAGCTCTTGGTCTACGCGTCGCGCTTCCATGACGAGTTCGAGGACGCCAAGGGCTACGGCTGGACTCTGCATGAGCCGACCTTCGATTGGCCGACGCTCATCGCCAACAAGGACAAGGAAATCGCGCGCCTCGAGGCGGCCTACACGTCGAACCTCGATCGCTCGAAGGTGAAGGTCGTCAAAAGCCGCGCCGTGCTGGTCGAGCCGCACGCCGTCAAGCTTCTGGCCACCGGCGAGACCGTGCGCGCCAAGCACATCCTGATTGCGACCGGCGGCTGGCCGTCGGTCGGCAAGGACATCGAAGGCCACGAGCACGTCATCACCTCCAACGAAGCGCTGCATCTGACCGAGCTGCCCAAGCGCATCCTCATTCAGGGCGGCGGCTATATCGCGCTGGAGTTCGCCACGATCTTCAACGGGCTCGGCTCCGACGTCACCGTGGTCTATCGCGGCGACAACATCCTGCGCGGCTTCGACGAAGACGTGCGCGCGCATGTTCGCACCGAGCTCGAGAAGCGCGGCATCAAGATCATCACCAAGGCCATCGTCGAGGGCATCGAGAAGGTCGACCACGGCCTCTGCGTGCAGCTCTCCGACCATCATCAGCAGATCCTGGTCGACAAGGTGATGTTCGCGACCGGCCGGCGGCCGAACGTCAAGAACATCGGTCTCGAGGCAGCGGGCGTCGCGCTGAACGACAAGGGCGCGATCGCCGTCAACGAATATTCGCAGACCAACGTGCCGCACATCTACGCGGTGGGCGACGTCACCGACCGCATCGCGCTCACGCCGGTCGCGATCCGGGAGGGGCACTCCTTTGCCGACACCGTGTTCGGCGGCAGGCCGACCAAGGTCGATCACACCGACGTGCCGACGGCGGTCTTCACAGAGCCCGAGGTTGGCGTGGTCGGCCTGACTGAAGCTCAGGCCATCGAACGGTTTCCCAAGGTCGACATCTACAAGGCCACCTTCAAGCCGATGAAGGCCACGCTGTCCGGCCGCGACACCCGCATGCTGATGAAGCTGATCGTCGACGGCATGACCGACCGGGTGGTCGGCTGCCATATCGTCGGCGCCGATGCCGGCGAGATGATCCAGGTGGTCGGCATCGCGGTGAAGATGCGGGCCACCAAGGCCGACTTCGACGCCACCATGGCGCTGCATCCGAGCGCGGCCGAAGAGCTCGTGACGATGCGGACGAAGTTCGCCACCCGTGTCCGCGAAGCGGCCGAATAG
- a CDS encoding class II 3-deoxy-7-phosphoheptulonate synthase, producing the protein MAERWTRDSWRNKPIIQVPEYPDQAALQNVERQLAGYPPLVFAGEARNLKEALGRVANGEGFLLQGGDCAESFTDPSANNISANNIRDFLRVFLQMAVVLTYAASVPVVKVGRIAGQFAKPRSSPVEKKNGIELPSYRGDIINGPEFTAAARVPDPQRLIEAYRHSASTLNLIRALTHGGYASLGRVHQWMLDLDPKSGQRYTELADRISEALAFMQACGLDLEKHPELKTTDFYTSHEALLLGFEQALTREDSTHPGTWCATSAHMVWIGDRTRQLDHAHVDFCRGIINPLGLKCGPSSKIDEMLRLIDVLNPENEPGRLTLIVRTGAEKVGEMLPQMIRAVKREGKSVVWSCDPMHGNTITATTGYKTRPFDLILKELKSFFQVHAAEGTHAGGVHLEMTGQNVTECTGGAHAITDEGLNARYHTLCDPRLNAEQAIEMAFLMADLLKAERAHRVKPLPAAAGL; encoded by the coding sequence GTGGCCGAGCGTTGGACGCGTGACAGCTGGCGAAACAAGCCGATCATCCAGGTGCCGGAATATCCGGACCAGGCGGCATTGCAGAACGTCGAGCGGCAGCTCGCGGGCTATCCGCCGCTGGTGTTTGCCGGCGAGGCGCGCAACCTGAAAGAGGCGCTGGGCCGTGTGGCCAACGGCGAGGGTTTCCTGCTGCAGGGCGGCGACTGCGCCGAAAGCTTCACCGATCCGAGCGCAAACAACATCAGCGCCAACAACATCCGCGACTTCCTTCGCGTCTTTCTTCAGATGGCGGTGGTGCTGACCTATGCCGCCTCCGTGCCGGTGGTGAAGGTCGGCCGCATCGCCGGCCAGTTCGCCAAGCCCCGGTCATCGCCCGTCGAGAAGAAGAACGGCATCGAGCTGCCGAGCTATCGCGGCGACATCATCAACGGGCCGGAGTTCACGGCCGCGGCCCGCGTGCCCGATCCGCAACGTCTGATCGAGGCCTATCGGCATTCGGCCTCGACCTTGAACCTGATCCGCGCGCTGACCCATGGCGGCTATGCGAGCCTCGGCCGCGTCCACCAGTGGATGCTCGATCTCGATCCGAAGTCGGGCCAGCGTTACACGGAATTGGCGGACCGGATTTCCGAGGCGCTGGCCTTCATGCAGGCCTGCGGGTTGGACCTGGAAAAGCATCCGGAGCTCAAGACCACCGACTTCTATACGAGCCACGAAGCGCTGCTGCTCGGCTTCGAGCAGGCGCTGACGCGCGAGGACTCGACACATCCCGGCACCTGGTGCGCGACCTCGGCCCATATGGTCTGGATCGGCGACCGCACCCGGCAGCTCGACCACGCCCATGTCGACTTCTGCCGCGGCATCATCAATCCGCTCGGCCTCAAGTGCGGCCCGTCGTCGAAGATCGACGAGATGTTGCGGCTGATCGACGTGCTCAACCCGGAGAACGAGCCCGGCCGGCTGACGCTGATCGTGCGAACCGGCGCCGAGAAGGTCGGCGAGATGTTGCCGCAGATGATCCGTGCCGTGAAGCGCGAGGGCAAATCGGTGGTGTGGTCGTGCGATCCGATGCACGGCAACACCATCACGGCCACGACGGGCTACAAGACCCGGCCGTTCGACCTGATCCTCAAAGAGCTGAAGTCGTTCTTCCAGGTCCACGCGGCGGAAGGCACCCATGCCGGCGGCGTGCATCTGGAGATGACCGGGCAGAACGTCACCGAATGCACCGGCGGCGCGCATGCCATCACCGACGAAGGGCTGAACGCGCGCTATCACACGCTGTGCGATCCACGGCTCAATGCTGAGCAGGCGATTGAGATGGCCTTCCTGATGGCCGATCTGCTCAAGGCTGAGCGTGCGCACCGCGTGAAGCCGTTGCCCGCGGCAGCTGGACTCTGA
- a CDS encoding diacylglycerol kinase, with protein sequence MLRLLKATLNSWNGLRAAARSEEAFRQELVAFILALPAAFLVATDTWRRVMLIGVIVLLMIVELLNTAVEKLSDHVTPHHHDAIGRVKDMASAAVGLSLLLAGIVWLVAIAERFGLI encoded by the coding sequence GTGCTGCGGCTTCTGAAGGCAACGCTGAACAGCTGGAACGGTCTGCGCGCAGCAGCCCGCAGCGAAGAGGCGTTCCGTCAGGAACTCGTGGCTTTCATCCTGGCGCTGCCGGCCGCGTTCCTGGTCGCAACGGACACGTGGCGAAGGGTGATGCTGATCGGCGTGATCGTGCTGCTGATGATTGTCGAACTGCTCAACACTGCGGTCGAGAAGCTTTCCGATCATGTCACGCCGCATCATCACGATGCGATCGGCCGCGTGAAGGACATGGCGTCCGCTGCGGTCGGTCTGTCGCTCCTGCTCGCCGGCATCGTGTGGCTGGTGGCGATCGCCGAACGGTTCGGGTTGATCTAA
- a CDS encoding omptin family outer membrane protease, producing the protein MTRAPLSIAVTLLLAVSAMAARAAGGDDAQWPSLGDDAQWPNVKLDDAPPINARPAFIPPDEPVAKPVKHTSLFAPETSRLDITGSTAEWPNVKLDEAPQINPKPAFVADKAAAKSASVSSPNMSRLEASDSMAAQWPNVTKAPPQHMPEVEPQPTAFVFEAGTRYWYSFGNYRFAFSNGVQGFGTPTSTLDWKNLEAHSGEVFARLDHKPSGFFVKGLVGGGALTSGYIDDKDFFEAQAKFSDTRSQVQNGSLAYAMIDFGWSFQPAHNVKVGVFAGYHYWSEKATAYGLLCKQQQPALGCAFVGAVPLGYDVAVGRYEPTWHAVRLGMDAKVAIDQNWSWSGEIAAVPYASVENKDSHLLRQSYADLGPAPNVISDSSYAYGVEAEMFVNYAITPNIEIGTGLRYWGLFARSGSTRFGPDFGTKDRLDNFDQQRYGVLAHIKGKF; encoded by the coding sequence GTGACGCGCGCTCCGCTCTCAATCGCTGTGACCTTGCTGCTCGCTGTGTCGGCGATGGCTGCGCGCGCGGCCGGAGGCGACGATGCACAGTGGCCCTCGCTCGGCGACGACGCGCAGTGGCCGAACGTCAAGCTTGACGATGCGCCGCCGATCAATGCGAGGCCGGCCTTCATCCCTCCCGATGAGCCCGTTGCGAAACCCGTCAAACACACGTCCTTGTTCGCGCCCGAAACAAGCCGGCTCGACATCACCGGCAGCACCGCGGAATGGCCGAACGTCAAGCTCGACGAGGCGCCGCAGATCAATCCGAAACCGGCCTTCGTCGCCGACAAGGCCGCAGCGAAGTCCGCCTCAGTGTCGTCGCCAAATATGAGCCGTCTCGAAGCCAGCGACAGCATGGCGGCGCAGTGGCCCAACGTGACGAAAGCGCCGCCCCAGCATATGCCCGAAGTGGAGCCGCAGCCGACCGCCTTCGTCTTCGAGGCGGGCACGCGCTACTGGTACTCCTTCGGCAACTACCGCTTTGCCTTCTCCAACGGCGTGCAGGGCTTCGGCACGCCGACCTCGACGCTCGACTGGAAGAATCTGGAGGCTCATAGCGGCGAGGTCTTCGCCCGCCTCGATCACAAGCCCTCCGGTTTCTTCGTCAAAGGCCTCGTCGGTGGCGGCGCCCTCACATCGGGCTATATCGACGACAAGGACTTCTTCGAGGCTCAGGCCAAGTTCTCCGACACGCGCAGCCAGGTGCAGAACGGCAGTCTCGCCTATGCGATGATCGATTTCGGCTGGTCCTTTCAGCCGGCGCACAACGTCAAGGTGGGGGTGTTCGCCGGCTACCACTATTGGAGCGAGAAGGCGACCGCATATGGTCTGCTCTGCAAGCAGCAGCAGCCGGCGCTGGGCTGCGCCTTCGTCGGCGCGGTGCCGCTCGGCTATGATGTCGCGGTGGGTCGATATGAGCCGACCTGGCACGCCGTGCGCCTTGGCATGGATGCCAAGGTCGCGATCGATCAGAACTGGTCATGGAGCGGCGAGATCGCGGCTGTGCCCTATGCGTCGGTCGAGAACAAGGACAGCCATCTGCTGCGGCAGAGCTACGCCGACCTTGGGCCTGCGCCGAACGTCATCTCCGACAGCAGCTATGCCTACGGTGTCGAGGCCGAGATGTTCGTCAACTACGCGATCACGCCGAATATCGAGATTGGCACCGGACTGCGCTACTGGGGCCTGTTCGCGCGCAGCGGGAGCACGCGCTTCGGCCCGGACTTCGGCACCAAAGACCGGCTCGATAATTTTGACCAGCAGCGCTACGGCGTGCTGGCCCATATCAAGGGCAAATTCTGA
- a CDS encoding NAD+ synthase, whose amino-acid sequence MNARPADSLKIALAQLNPTVGDVAGNAAKVRRARDEAQKLGADLLAFPELFIAGYPPEDLVLKPAFQAACRAAVEALARETKTGPALLVGTPWVEDGKLYNAYAHLAGGVIAALRYKVDLPNYGVFDEKRVFTPGPMPGPILFNGVRIGIPICEDIWGAEVVECVSETGGEILLVPNGSPYWRGKTEHRLNIAVSRVVESGLPLIYLNMVGGQDELIFDGASFVLNADRSLAAQLPTFRETVALTEWRREAGSWRCVAGPMTRQDENDKTDYGACVLGLADYVNKNGFKGVVFGLSGGIDSALCAAMAVDALGPERVRAVMMPYRFTSQDSLDDAAGIAKALGIQYDILTIEKAVLGIEESVAPVFAGRNRDVTEENIQARARGVILMAISNKFGLMVVTTGNKSEMSVGYATLYGDMNGGFNPIKDLYKTEVFRLSRLRNAWKPDNALGPDGPVIPENVITKPPTAELRENQKDQDSLPPYDMLDQVLEALVEREESVAQIVAKGFDKDIVLKVARLLDIAEYKRRQAAPGVKVTLKNFGRDRRYPIVNRFRDLGEPLPEPDKTLLKAGAAAKSEAFDF is encoded by the coding sequence ATGAATGCCCGCCCCGCTGACAGCCTGAAAATCGCGCTCGCGCAGCTCAATCCGACCGTCGGCGACGTCGCCGGCAATGCCGCGAAGGTCCGACGCGCCCGCGATGAGGCGCAAAAGCTTGGCGCCGACCTCCTGGCATTTCCCGAGCTGTTCATCGCGGGTTATCCGCCCGAGGATCTGGTGCTCAAGCCGGCCTTCCAGGCGGCCTGCCGGGCAGCGGTCGAGGCGCTGGCGCGCGAAACGAAAACCGGCCCGGCGCTGCTTGTCGGCACGCCCTGGGTCGAGGACGGCAAGCTCTACAACGCCTATGCGCATCTTGCGGGCGGCGTGATCGCGGCGCTGCGCTACAAGGTCGATTTGCCCAATTACGGCGTGTTCGACGAGAAGCGCGTGTTCACGCCGGGGCCGATGCCCGGTCCGATTCTGTTCAACGGCGTCCGCATCGGCATTCCCATTTGCGAGGACATCTGGGGCGCTGAAGTCGTCGAATGCGTCAGCGAGACCGGCGGCGAGATTCTCCTGGTGCCGAACGGCTCGCCCTACTGGCGCGGCAAGACCGAGCATCGGCTCAACATCGCGGTGTCGCGTGTGGTCGAGTCCGGCCTGCCGCTGATCTATCTCAACATGGTCGGCGGCCAGGACGAGCTCATTTTCGACGGCGCGTCTTTCGTGCTCAATGCCGACCGCAGTCTCGCCGCGCAACTGCCGACCTTCCGCGAGACCGTGGCGCTGACCGAATGGAGGCGTGAGGCGGGGAGCTGGCGCTGCGTCGCCGGTCCGATGACGCGGCAGGACGAGAACGACAAGACCGACTACGGCGCCTGCGTTCTGGGGCTTGCCGACTACGTCAACAAGAACGGCTTCAAGGGCGTGGTGTTCGGCCTTTCCGGCGGCATCGACTCGGCGCTCTGCGCCGCCATGGCGGTCGATGCGCTCGGCCCCGAGCGCGTGCGCGCCGTGATGATGCCGTACCGCTTCACCTCGCAGGATTCGCTCGACGATGCGGCGGGCATCGCAAAGGCGCTTGGCATCCAGTACGACATTCTCACGATCGAGAAGGCCGTGCTCGGCATCGAGGAAAGCGTCGCGCCGGTGTTTGCCGGCCGCAACCGCGACGTCACCGAGGAGAACATCCAGGCTCGCGCCCGCGGCGTCATCCTGATGGCGATCTCCAACAAGTTCGGTCTGATGGTGGTGACAACCGGCAACAAGTCGGAGATGTCGGTCGGCTACGCGACGCTCTATGGCGACATGAACGGTGGCTTCAATCCGATCAAGGACCTGTACAAGACCGAGGTGTTTCGGCTGTCGCGCCTGCGCAACGCCTGGAAGCCCGACAACGCGCTCGGCCCCGACGGCCCGGTGATCCCGGAGAACGTCATCACCAAGCCGCCGACGGCCGAGCTTCGCGAGAATCAGAAGGACCAGGATTCGCTGCCGCCCTACGACATGCTCGACCAGGTCCTCGAAGCACTCGTCGAGCGCGAGGAATCTGTTGCGCAGATCGTGGCGAAGGGCTTCGACAAGGACATCGTGCTGAAGGTTGCGCGGCTGCTCGACATTGCCGAATACAAGCGCCGCCAGGCCGCGCCGGGCGTGAAGGTGACGCTGAAGAACTTCGGCCGCGACCGCCGTTATCCCATCGTGAACCGCTTCCGCGATTTGGGCGAGCCGCTGCCCGAGCCGGACAAGACGCTCTTGAAGGCCGGCGCAGCGGCGAAGAGCGAAGCATTCGATTTCTGA
- a CDS encoding DUF2865 domain-containing protein: MHVMLRRAIGPAAVWLAAVGAAHAQQQLPPPPAQQQAAPPQVSQGGMSQGGMSQGNPVCARLETQLQTFDRGSADQGRAEQLGKFEAAAASQQAEIDRQEDAARRMGCNESNFFALFSGGRSQQCGPLNSKISQMRANLDRINADLERLREDPAPERDAQRRAILVALSQNNCGAQYRAAVAANPPARSGGFFDTLFGPGPGTAIAPPGADAGFAAPGGTYRTVCVRTCDGFFYPISFATNPSRFPEDEKICQNSCPATEVQLFTHKNPGEDINQAVSVNGNQPYTSLPNAFKYRQAWDNNCSCRKTGESWAQTMKGVDDPTVEQGDIVVNEQRAKQLSQPPRGSVPGKPVAAPATRTAPPRSAQPAAPAAAQAAPANPLTPAAIAAQAAPADGSQPVKPDPNRQIREVGPTFIPAR; encoded by the coding sequence ATGCATGTGATGTTGCGCCGTGCCATTGGACCGGCTGCCGTGTGGCTTGCCGCGGTGGGCGCAGCGCATGCGCAGCAACAGTTGCCGCCGCCGCCTGCCCAGCAGCAGGCCGCGCCACCGCAGGTCTCCCAGGGCGGAATGTCCCAAGGAGGCATGTCCCAAGGCAATCCGGTCTGCGCACGGCTCGAGACGCAGCTTCAGACCTTCGACCGCGGCTCGGCCGACCAGGGTCGCGCCGAACAGCTTGGCAAGTTCGAGGCGGCCGCCGCGAGCCAGCAGGCGGAGATCGATCGTCAGGAGGACGCGGCGCGGCGCATGGGCTGCAACGAGAGCAACTTCTTCGCGCTGTTCAGCGGCGGAAGGTCGCAGCAATGCGGACCGCTCAACTCCAAGATTTCGCAGATGCGCGCCAATCTCGACCGCATCAACGCCGACCTCGAGCGGCTACGCGAAGATCCCGCGCCCGAGCGTGACGCGCAGCGCCGCGCCATCCTGGTCGCGCTGTCGCAGAACAATTGCGGTGCGCAGTATCGCGCCGCGGTCGCGGCAAACCCGCCGGCACGCAGCGGCGGTTTCTTCGACACGCTGTTCGGTCCTGGACCCGGCACCGCGATCGCACCGCCGGGCGCCGACGCGGGCTTTGCGGCCCCCGGCGGCACCTATCGCACGGTCTGCGTGCGCACCTGCGACGGCTTCTTCTATCCGATCTCGTTCGCGACCAATCCAAGCCGCTTCCCCGAAGACGAGAAGATCTGCCAGAACTCGTGCCCGGCCACCGAGGTGCAGCTGTTCACTCACAAGAATCCCGGCGAAGACATCAATCAGGCGGTGTCGGTCAACGGCAACCAGCCGTACACGTCGCTGCCGAACGCGTTCAAATACCGGCAGGCTTGGGACAACAATTGCAGCTGCCGCAAGACCGGCGAAAGCTGGGCGCAGACGATGAAGGGCGTCGACGACCCGACCGTCGAACAGGGCGACATCGTGGTCAACGAGCAGCGCGCCAAGCAGTTGTCGCAGCCGCCGCGCGGCAGCGTGCCAGGCAAGCCGGTTGCGGCGCCCGCGACCCGAACGGCACCACCAAGGTCCGCTCAGCCTGCCGCTCCTGCCGCCGCACAGGCAGCGCCTGCCAATCCGTTGACACCGGCAGCCATCGCCGCCCAAGCGGCGCCGGCAGACGGGTCGCAGCCGGTGAAGCCCGATCCCAATCGCCAAATACGTGAAGTGGGTCCGACTTTCATTCCGGCGCGCTGA
- a CDS encoding DMT family transporter produces the protein MASHNPARQNLTRVVAWMMGALLSFSVSALAVRALGKQLNIFEILTIRSGFGVLALLALIAARPDLRHEIAPRYMGFHIARNTTHFVGQYAWALAVTLLPFATVFSLEFTTPAWVALLAALVLGERMTKSRLGSVILGFIGVVVIVRPGSTSFQPMALMVLFAAFCFAVSLIITKQLTNRVSTFTIIFWMNVIQLPLALAWPVVVSLTGGPSLFIFRLGADLIVPALAMGAVGLSSHFCLTQAFRSGDATVVVPLDFLRIPLIAVIGWLFYAEKLDAFVFAGAGFIICGVLWNLSAESRRAGASVAASTKKAQAAET, from the coding sequence GTGGCCAGCCACAATCCCGCTCGCCAAAATCTGACGCGTGTGGTCGCGTGGATGATGGGTGCGCTGCTTTCCTTCTCGGTGAGCGCGCTCGCGGTGCGCGCGCTCGGCAAGCAGCTCAATATCTTCGAGATCCTGACCATCCGCTCGGGCTTCGGCGTGCTCGCTCTGCTGGCGCTCATCGCGGCGCGGCCGGACCTGCGCCACGAGATCGCGCCGCGCTACATGGGCTTTCACATCGCCCGCAACACCACGCACTTCGTCGGCCAGTATGCCTGGGCGCTGGCGGTGACCTTGCTGCCGTTCGCCACCGTGTTCTCGCTCGAGTTCACCACGCCGGCCTGGGTGGCGCTGCTCGCCGCTCTGGTGCTCGGCGAACGAATGACCAAGAGCCGGCTCGGCAGCGTGATCCTGGGTTTCATCGGCGTCGTCGTTATCGTGCGCCCCGGTTCGACGAGCTTTCAGCCGATGGCGCTGATGGTGCTGTTCGCGGCCTTTTGCTTCGCCGTCTCGCTGATCATCACCAAGCAACTCACCAACCGGGTCAGCACCTTCACGATCATCTTCTGGATGAATGTGATCCAGCTGCCGCTGGCGCTTGCCTGGCCGGTGGTTGTCTCCCTCACCGGAGGGCCGTCGCTGTTCATCTTTCGGCTCGGTGCCGATTTGATCGTGCCGGCCCTGGCGATGGGCGCGGTCGGTCTCTCGTCGCACTTCTGCCTGACCCAGGCATTTCGCTCGGGCGACGCCACCGTTGTGGTGCCGCTCGACTTTCTGCGCATTCCGCTGATCGCGGTGATCGGCTGGCTCTTCTACGCCGAGAAGCTCGACGCTTTCGTGTTCGCCGGCGCGGGTTTCATCATCTGCGGCGTGTTGTGGAATCTGTCGGCCGAGTCGCGCCGGGCGGGCGCTTCGGTCGCAGCGAGCACGAAGAAGGCGCAGGCCGCGGAAACTTGA